A genome region from Triticum aestivum cultivar Chinese Spring chromosome 2B, IWGSC CS RefSeq v2.1, whole genome shotgun sequence includes the following:
- the LOC123046233 gene encoding uncharacterized protein (The sequence of the model RefSeq protein was modified relative to this genomic sequence to represent the inferred CDS: added 26 bases not found in genome assembly): MKGGGGGGGGKESATGSFLRFLLLLLLPLTALYFFYTLHLLLASAASSSAASCPPDPTAVSSRVSTNRTAAAVVDNKAAPAAAAASTATTLQHVVFGIAASSRFWDKRKEYIKVWWRPRGAMRGYVWLDREVRESNMSTARTGLPAIKISSDTSAFPYMHRRGHRSAIRISRIVSETFRLGLPGVRWFVMGDDDTVFFPDNLLTVLNKFDHRQPYYIGSLSESHLQNIYFSYGMAYGGGGFAISRPLAEALARIQDGCISRYPALYGSDDRIQACMAELGVPLTKHPGFHQYDVYGDLLGLLAAHPVAPIVTLHHLDVVQPLFPNAPARPAAVRRLFSGPVKLDPAGIMQQSICYDGANRWTVSVAWGFAVLVSRGVTSPREMEMPARTFLNWYRRADYTAYAFNTRPLARTPCHKPAVYYLSSARSAEAARGGETTVTRYERWRPANETRPACRWNITDPDAHLDHIVVLKRPDPGIWDRSPRRNCCRVLSSPKVGKEGKKTMTIDVGVCRDGEFSQVL, translated from the exons cggcaaggaGTCCGCCACCGGCTCCttcctccgcttcctcctcctgctcctcctccccctcaccGCCCTCTATTTCTTCTACacgctccacctcctcctcgcctccgccgcctcctcgtccgCCGCCTCCTGCCCGCCGGACCCCACCGCGGTCTCCTCCCGCGTCTCCACCAACCGCACCGCCGCGGCGGTGGTCGACAATAAGGCCgcccccgcggcggcggcggcgtccacgGCCACGACGCTGCAGCACGTGGTGTTCGGCATCGCGGCCTCGTCGCGGTTCTGGGACAAGCGCAAGGAGTACATCAAGGTGTGGTGGCGCCCGCGCGGCGCCATGCGCGGCTACGTCTGGCTGGACCGCGAGGTGCGGGAGTCCAACATGTCCACGGCGCGGACGGGGCTCCCGGCCATCAAGATCTCCTCCGACACCTCCGCCTTCCCCTACATGCACCGCCGCGGCCACCGCTCCGCCATCCGCATCTCCCGCATCGTCTCCGAGACCTTCCGCCTCGGCCTCCCCGGCGTGCGCTGGTTCGTCATGGGCGACGACGACACCGTCTTCTTCCCCGACAACCTGCTCACCGTCCTCAACAAGTTCGACCACCGCCAGCCCTACTACATCGGCTCCCTCTCCGAGAGCCACCTGCAGAACATCTACTTCTCCTACGGGATGGCGTACGGCGGCGGCGGGTTCGCCATCAGCAGGCCGCTGGCGGAGGCGCTCGCGCGGATTCAGGACGGCTGCATCAGCCGCTACCCGGCGCTCTACGGCAGCGACGACCGGATCCAGGCGTGCATGGCGGAGCTGGGGGTGCCGCTGACCAAGCACCCGGGGTTCCACCAGTACGACGTCTACGGGGACCTCCTGGGCCTCCTCGCGGCGCACCCGGTGGCGCCGATCGTGACGCTGCACCACCTGGACGTCGTGCAGCCGCTGTTCCCCAACGCGCCCGCGCGCCCTGCGGCGGTGCGGAGGCTGTTCAGCGGGCCCGTGAAGCTGGACCCGGCGGGGATAATGCAGCAGTCCATCTGCTACGACGGGGCGAACCGGTGGACGGTGTCGGTGGCGTGGGGGTTCGCCGTGCTGGTGTCGAGGGGGGTGACCTCGCCGCGGGAGATGGAGATGCCGGCGCGGACGTTCCTCAACTGGTACCGGCGCGCCGACTACACGGCGTACGCGTTCAACACGCGGCCCCTGGCGCGCACGCCGTGCCACAAGCCGGCCGTGTACTACCTGTCGTCGGCGCGCAGCGCGGAGGCCGCCCGCGGCGGGGAGACAACGGTGACGCGGTACGAGCGGTGGCGCCCCGCGAACGAGACGCGGCCCGCGTGCCGTTGGAACATCACCGACCCGGACGCGCATCTCGACCACATCGTCGTGCTCAAGAGGCCCGACCCCGGGATATGGGACCGG TCACCGAGGAGGAACTGCTGTAGGGTGCTGTCGTCGCCGAAGGTggggaaggaggggaagaagaCGATGACCATCGACGTGGGCGTGTGCAGGGACGGCGAGTTCAGCCAAGTACTCTAG